The Longimicrobiaceae bacterium genome includes the window GCTGCCCTACAGGCACGTGTCGGTCTCCTGACGCGTGCCGGACTTCCACCCGATCGGTCCTCCCATGCGTTCGATCGCCACCATTGGGTACGAGGGCACGACGGTGCAGCGCTTCCTGGAGGCACTCCGGGCGGCGGGCTTGGAGCTGCTCGTGGACGTGCGCGCGGTCGCGGGCTCGCGCCGCCCGGGCTTCGCCAAGACCCGGCTGGCGGCGAACCTCGGCGAGGCCGGAATCGACTACGTGCACCTGCGCGGGCTGGGGACCCCGGCGGACGGACGCGCCGCGGCGCGCGCGGGCCACCACGACGAGCTCCGCCGCATCTACCTCGAGCACCTCGCCACGCCCGCGGCGCGGGCCGAGCTGGAGACGCTGGCCGGCCTGGTGCGCTCCGGCCGCCGCGTGTGCCTGCTCTGCCTCGAGGCCGACCCCGCCCACTGCCACCGCAGCATGGTCGCCGACGCGCTCGGCGCGCTGATCCCCCTGGAGGTCGAGCACCTCGCCCCGGGCGATGAGGATTGAGATCAGC containing:
- a CDS encoding DUF488 domain-containing protein; translation: MRSIATIGYEGTTVQRFLEALRAAGLELLVDVRAVAGSRRPGFAKTRLAANLGEAGIDYVHLRGLGTPADGRAAARAGHHDELRRIYLEHLATPAARAELETLAGLVRSGRRVCLLCLEADPAHCHRSMVADALGALIPLEVEHLAPGDED